A part of Vespula pensylvanica isolate Volc-1 chromosome 20, ASM1446617v1, whole genome shotgun sequence genomic DNA contains:
- the LOC122636000 gene encoding 4-coumarate--CoA ligase 1-like — protein MSNKARIIKGPPAEKVVLDCSVGQYFLECLRKHSNRIFEIDAETGQFQTNGDILEKSVKLAEILKRRNIKVEDKISIAAENHRNWFVAALAGIYVGAVIAPLNPSYTEFEMKHILNISKPRIIFVSRRSEKLYSEVIANLSWEIELIELDDEALTSNMPTLKSLLETTDCYTDPYRYTPVDIGDNKKRPILILCSSGTTGLPKGVMLSHQNLLNFAWNGSKSDYLDITQDDRMLLFLPFYHGYAFGMLSIAIVFGCSLVRITNFSVELLFTSIERYRITFLPIVPPVLIILAKHPAVPSYDFRSVNKVLCGAAPLPKELLVEAKKRLHVKSIINGYGMTEVSIVIGLSDKSGENDNAISKLMPGVQCKIINPETFETLGPMQPGELCIKGEHILMLGYYGNRKATDETIDKDGWLHTGDVCLYDESGKLFIVDRLKELIKYKGYQVSPVEIEVLLLSHPAVKDAAVAGKPDENSGELPMAFIVKQPNSKITAEDIVDYVKGQMSPQKWLRGGVRFIDAIPRNSTGKIMRRELRNLASNL, from the exons atgtCTAATAAAGCGAGAATAATCAAAGGCCCACCTGCCGAAAAGGTAGTGCTAGACTGTTCAGTAGGACAATATTTCTTAGAATGCTTGCGAAAACATTCTAATCGTATTTTTGAG ATTGACGCCGAAACTGGACAATTTCAAACGAATGGGGACATATTGGAAAAAAGTGTCAAACTCGCCGAGATTTTAAAGAGACGTAACATAAAAGTGGAAGACAAGATATCTATTGCTGCGGAAAATCATCGCAATTGGTTTGTAGCAGCATTGGCAGGCATATATGTCGGGGCGGTGATAGCACCTTTGAATCCTTCGTATACGGAAT TTGAGATGAAACACATACTGAACATTTCAAAGCCGCGAATTATCTTCGTATCACGACGAAGCGAAAAACTGTATAGTGAAGTAATAGCTAATCTATCTTGGGAGATAGAATTGATCGAATTAGACGATGAAGCACTTACGAGTAACATGCCTACGCTAAAAAGTTTGTTGGAAACGACAGACTGTTACACAGATCCTTATCGATACACTCCTGTTGATATCGGTGATAATAAGAAACGACCAATTCTCATTTTGTGCTCAAGCGGTACTACGGGCTTGCCAAAAGGCGTAATGTTATCTCATCAGAATCTGTTAAACTTCGCATGGAATGGAAg TAAATCCGATTATCTAGATATAACGCAAGACGACAGGATGTTATTGTTCCTCCCATTCTATCACGGTTATGCCTTTGGTATGTTATCAATTGCAATAGTATTTGGATGTTCGCTAGTCCGGATTACCAATTTCTCAGTAGAACTTTTGTTCacttcgatcgaaagatatcGCATCACTTTTCTACCTATCGTGCCGCCGGTGCTGATTATTCTTGCAAAACACCCGGCGGTTCCTAGCTACGATTTTCGAAGCGTGAATAAAGTCTTGTGTGGAGCAGCACCGTTACCAAAGGAG ttgCTGGTGGAAGCAAAGAAAAGGCTGCACGTAAAGTCTATTATTAATGGTTATGGCATGACAGAGGTTTCGATAGTGATCGGACTTAGCGACAAGTCCGGAGAGAACGACAATGCTATCAGTAAGCTTATGCCCGGTGTACAGTGTAAGATAATCAACCCCGAGACATTCGAGACTTTAGGACCGATGCAACCGGGCGAGTTGTGCATCAAAGGCGAGCATATCCTAATGTTAGGATACTACGGTAATCGCAAGGCGACCGACGAAACAATCGATAAGGATGGTTGGCTTCATACGGGTGACGTCTGTCTTTACGACGAGTCTGGCAAGTTGTTCATCGTCGATCGACTAAAGGAACTCATTAAGTATAAAGGTTATCAAGTCTCGCCGGTCGAGATCGAagttctcttactttctcatCCTGCTGTTAAGGATGCTGCTGTCGCTGGTAAACCTGACGAAAATTCCGGTGAACTACCAATGGCTTTCATCGTGAAGCAACCTAATTCGAAAATCACCGCTGAAGATATTGTAGACTACGTTAAAG GACAAATGTCGCCGCAAAAGTGGCTGAGAGGTGGCGTACGTTTTATCGATGCCATTCCTAGGAATTCGACTGGAAAGATCATGCGACGCGAACTTCGAAATTTGGCGTCTAATTTGTAA